GTATTTACAATTATTTTTCCATCTTTTTCAATTCTACCACTTTGAGATAAAGAAGTTTTAGGTCTAAAATCTATAAGGTGTGTTTTTGGTACAGGAACTGCTCCCATAGAAGCAGCAACTGCTGGGTCATGACACATAATACATTGATTATTATCTATAGTTATTGGTAACATTCCTTCAACATCATGGGGAATCATAGGTGGAGCATTTTCAAATGCTCTATCAATTTTTGTTGATGTTCCAGCTGGGGTTTTTGTATAATCCGTTTTGTCTGGAACAGTACTTTTTTCAGTATAAATATCTGCTTTTCTTAAGCCTAAAGACTCTTCTGAATAAGTTTTTTGAGCAATAGCACAACCTGTAACAAATATCGCAGTTATTGTTGCTAATCCTAAAGTTATTTTAGTAATTTTCATTTTTTTCTCCTATTTTTTTGCAAATCTATTGATTATTGAAAAATTTAAAGCCTCATCTTCACAAACTTCAATACATCTAGCACAATTAGTACACTCACCTGATAGAACAGGGATTGACTCTTTTCCTATCATTGATAAAACCTGATTCTCATGGCATACTTCTTTACACTTCATACATTCAGTGCATTTTATATGGTTATGAGTAACTTTTAAAAAGCTATATTTACCCACAAGTGAATAAAATCCACCAAGAGGACAAATATGACCACACCATCCATTTTTTAAAACAAAAAGATCAAAAAGAAAAATGATAAGTATCGCAGCCCAACCAAATCCAAGGCCAAAAACTAAACCTCTATGAACCATAGATATAGGTGAAATAAATTCAAAAGCACTTACACCTAAGATAGTTGACAATATTAAGCTTAAAGCTAAAACCCAATATCTAATATTTCTACTTGCAGGTTGTTTTTTTTGTATGGTGTCAAATCTTAATTTTCTTCTAATAAATGAACTTAAATCAGTTATTAAATTAATAGGACAAATCCATGAACAAAAAACTCTTCCTCCAATAAAAAAATAAAACATTGTTATTATTGATGCACCTACGATTATATTTGTTGAAATTAAAGCACCTGCAAAAATCATTTGTAAAACAGCAAGTGGATCACTTAAAGGAATTGTTCCAAATATTAAAGATGAACTTAAATTACCTTGTAAAATAGTTAGTCCATAAATATTTGCAAGAATATATAAAGTCATAATTGATATTTGACTTACTCTTCTTAAAATAAGATATGGGTTTTTTAAAATCATTTTAATCATCTAATAAATCCCCCATATCATTTAAAGAATCAATTGCCTTATCTTTACTTATTTTTGTTGTTGTTTTAATCTCTTTTGCATTTTTAACTCTTCTTTGATCTTTCTCATCCCAACCTTTTACATAATAATCGCCTGCTTTTCCTAAAGCAACTTCTCTGGGTAGAACAAAAATTGAAGCTTTTTGTGTAACACATGCTCTTTCACACAAGCCACATCCAGTACAAACATCTGTATGAACAACTGGTTTCATAAAAGAGTGTTTTCCTGTTCTCTCATTTTTCTCATACTCAATAGTAATAGCTTGACCCAATATTGGGCAGGCTCTATAACATGCATCACATTGTATACCCCAAAAAGCAATACAGCTTTGGCTATCCACAATGGCAACACCCATTTGAGCACTATTGATATCCAGTTTTCCATTTGTACTAACTAATTTTTCATCTAAGGCATTAGTTGGACAAACAGGAACACATGGGATATCTATACACATATAACAAGGTATATCCCTTGGGTTAAAAAATGGTGTTCCAAGAGGCTTATTATCTCCTGGCTTTGCTAGTTTTAGAGTATCAAAAGGGCATGCTTCAACGCACAATCCACATTTGATACATGTTGATAAAAAATCTTTTTCTTTTAATGCACCTGGCGGTCTAAGTATTAATTTAGAGGCAGTTAATTCATCAACATAAGCACTCCAAATTAAACCACTAAGGCATACAAGACCTACTGTTCTTGCACTTTTTAAAAGAAATTCTCTTCTATCATTATTCATTTTCTCTTCTTTTATGCTTTATAAATTTTTACAGCACATTTTTTATAATCTGTTTGTTTTGACATTGGGCAAGTTGCATCCAAACAAACTTTATTTATAAATACTTTTTCATCAAACCATGGAACAAAAACTAAACCTCTTGAAGGTCTATTTCTTCCCCTTGTTTCAACTCTAGCTTTTACTTTTCCTCTTCTTGATTCAACCCATGCTAATTCACCTTGTTTTACACCATATTTTTTTGCATCAACAGGGTGCATATAACATAAAGCTTCTGGAACTGCTCTAAAAAGTTCTGGAACTCTCATAGTCATAGTTCCTGAATGCCAATGTTCTAAAACTCTTCCCGTACACATCCATACTGGATACTCTTCATTTGGCATTTCTGGTGCATCCATATATGGTCTTGCAAATATTTTTGCTTTATTGATTAAAGGTTTTTTATCTTTATTTGTAATTCCATTTAAATCTCCAAATGGAAGTGCTTTTGCAATTTTTCCGTAAAAGGCATGAGAGTTATTTGTACCTGCTTCTTTTACTGCATGGGCAGCATAAGGGTCATATTTAACATTAAATCGCCATTGTGTCTCTTTTCCATCTACAACTGGCCATTTAAGTCCTCTTACTTTATGATAAGTATCAAAATCAGCTAAATCATGACCATGACCTCTACCAAAACTAGCATACTCTTCAAATAGATATTTTTGAATAAAGAAACCATACCCACCAAATACTTTTCCGTCACTTCCTACAACATTTCTGTTATCTCCAAATACTTCAGAGTTATCAAATCCTGCTTGAATAGGATCATCTAAATCAGCTTTGTAAGATTTTGCTTTGTCATTTGCAAATAAGATGTCATACATAGTAGTATTTTCATCATAACCCATTTTTTTAGCTTCTTCTATTACATTTGGAAGTTTTTTCTTACCATTAGTACTTAGAAGTGGTTGTTCACCCCATAAATCTTTTACTGTAAATCTTTTTGATAGTTCAACCCATTGCCAAGTATCACTCATAGCATCACCTACTGGTAATACTTGTTGTCTCCAATGTTGAGTTCTTCTTTCAGCATTTCCATAAGCTCCCCATTTTTCATAAATCATAGCAGATGGTAAAATCAAATCAGATACTTTTGCAGAAATACCAGGATACCCGTCACTTGTAACAATAAAGTTATCCATTTTTCTAGCTGCTTTTATCCAATGTGAGGCACTTGCACTATCTTGGTAAGGATTACAAACATTAACCCAAGCAAATTTCATAAAACCATCTTCTAAGTCTCTATGAATTTTCATAATGTCTTGATGACCTTTTGGATTTAAAGTTCCTTGAGGAATTCCCCAAACTTTTTCAGCAATACTTCTATGTTTTGGATTTGCTACCATCATATCAGCTGGTAATCTATGTGCAAATGTTCCAACTTCTCTAGCTGTTCCACAAGCACTTGGTTGTCCTGTAAGTGAAAATGCTCCAGAACCTGGTTTCGCTTGTTTATTTAATAAAAAGTGTACATTATAAGCTAAAGTATTTACCCATGAACCTCTTGTATGTTGATTCATACCCATAGTCCAAAAAGATACAATTTTTCTATTTTTTTCAATATAAAGATCAGCTAACTCTTTGATTTTCTTTTTAAAATCTTCATCTGACTCATCAGGATTACCTTTTGACACTTGGGTAACATAATCAGCATTATATGGTTCTAAGAATTTTTTATACTCTTCAAAAGATATTTCCCAGTGTTTTAATCCAGCATTTTTATTAACCATCATATCACCCTCTTTATATCCATAAGGAGCTAAGGCTGGTGCTTCATCTTTTGATACTACTTTTTGCATCTCTTTTGAGATAGTTTCCATCTCTTTATCTGTATATTTACCTTCAACTATTGATTTTTCATCAGATCTTCTCATTCCATAACCCATGTTAACTGGGCTTGCTGCAAAGATAATATTATTTTTAACAAAATTCCAATCAATAGCTTCTGGATGATTGTAAACTATTTCTCTTGCTATATAATTCCATAATGCTAAATCTGAATTTGGTTTAAAAATGATTTCAGTATCAGCTAAATCTGAGGTTCTATGTCTATAAGTAGTAAGATTTATAACTTTTACTTTATCAGGATTTGATAATTTTCTATCTGTAACTCTTGACCATAAAATAGGATGCATCTCTGCCATATTTGAACCCCATGATACAACAGTATCAGTAAGTTCAATATCATCATAACAACCACTTGGCTCATCAATACCAAATGTTTGGTAAAAACCAACAACAGCACTTGCCATACAGTGTCTAGCATTTGGATCAATTGCATTTGATCTAAAACCAGCTTTCATCATTTTTTGAGCTGCATAACCTTCCATAACTGTATATTGTCCACTTGCAAATATACCAATTCCTTCAGGACCTTTCTCTTTTAGAGCTTTTTTCATATGAAATTCCATTTCATCAAATGCTCTTTCCCAAGAAATAGGTGTAAACTCACCATTTTTATCAAATTCACCTTTTTGGTTAACTCTTAATAATGGTTGTTTTAATCTATCTGCACCATACATAATTTTTGCATTGAAGTAACCTTTAATACAATTAAGTCCTCTATTTACTGGAGCTGCAGGGTCACCTTTTACTGCAACGATTTTACCGCCTTTAGTTGCAAGCATAATCCCACAACCAGTACCACAAAATCTACATGCAGCCTTATCCCATCTCCAGCCACCTTCAGCTTCGTTTGCTTTTGCTTGAACAGAAGTTGGTATATTCATACCAATAGCTGCTGCTGCACTTGCTGCTGCTGAGCTTTTTAAGAATTCTCTTCTTGATAATGTCATCTTATCTCCTTTGAAAAGTTTAAGTCAATTTCTAACTTCCTAATTCTAACTATTATAATTCACATAATCCTTGACTTTAATCAATTTTTATAAGTTTTAATTAAGGAGTGTTTTTGTCCTATTACTTTTGTGTTATATTTTGTTATAATAAATCAAAAAATCAATAGATATTATTTTGGAGTTTATATGGATTTTCATACATTTATAAGAGCAGTTGGAACAGGTCCTAAATCAAATAGAGAATTAACGCAAGAAGAGATGAAAGATTGTATTAGACAAATACTTAATCAAGAAGTCTCAAGTGAAATTATAGTTGCCTTTTTATTGGGTTGGAGAGTAAGACTTGAAACAAATGCAGAACTAAAAGCTACATTAGATGTATGTAATGAATATATCACAAAGGTAAATATACCAAACTCTATTGAACTTGGATTTCCTTATGATGGTAAAACAGATGCAACATATCTTTTCCCTCTTGTTGGAAAGTATTTAAAAAAGTTTGATTTGAATATTGTAGTAAGTGGAGATTTGATGCAACCAGCTAAAAGTGGTATTACAATAAAAGATATCGCTACAAATATAAAACTTGATGATAATATTCACTATTTTGATAGGAGTGAATTTCTACCAAAATTGAGTGCAATTACTAATTTAAGAAGAATATTAAAATTAAGAAGTGCATTTAATACGGTTGAAAAACTTCTTAATCCTGCAAATTCAAGATTTGCTTTAACTTCTGCTTATCATAAACCCTATGTGGAAAAGTATAGTGAAATATTTGCTTCAAATTATGAAAAATTTGTTGTAGTAAAAGCAGCAGAAGGAAGACCTGAGATTTTTAATAAATCAAAAGCTTGGGTAAAAACTCAAAATGGACTTGAAGAGTTTATTATAGACCCAGAATATTATGGAATAAATTACAATAAAACTTTTGAAAAGATTACTTTAGAAGAAGCAATAGAAGAGATTAATAATCCAAGTGCTGATTTAGAAAAACTTGCAAAACTAAATGCAGCATTACATCTATTTTGTGCAAACAAAGCAGATGATATAAATAGTGCTTATGAGATGTTAGATTTATGAGTAATTTTCCTATATCCCTAAACTTAGAAAATAAAAAGATTTTAGTAATTGGTGCTGGTAAAATAGCAACTAGCAAGATAAAGAAATTGTTAGATTTTACAAATGAAATTACTATACTTGCTCCTAATATAAATGAAGAGTTAGAAAAACTTGATATTAAAACTTTGAAAAAAGAGTATGAAAGAGAAGATATAGAAGGATTTAATATAGTAATAGCTTGTATAGATGATATAAATCTTCAAAAAGAGATTTACAAACATACAAGAGAAAAAAGTATCTTATATAATTGTGCTGATGTTTTCGAATTATGTGATTTTACATTCTCTTCAATAATTAAAAAAGATGATTTAGTAATTTCAATTTCTACTTCTGGAACATCGCCTGCTTTTTCTAAAGATTTAAGAAAATATTTAGATAAGATTATTCCAAATAGTGTTGGGAATTTCTTAAAAGAGATGAAAAAATTAAGAGATACTTTGCCTAAAGGTGAAAAGAGAATGGAAATGTCAAGAAAAAAAAGTAAAGAGTTTATTTCTTCTTGGAAAAAAGATTAATCAAACCACTTTAATTGTTCTCTTAAGTTTACAACTTTTCCCACTATTATAATAGCAGGTGCTTCTAGACCTTTAGATTTCTCAACAATATTTTCTAAAGTTCCAGTTACTACTTTTTGCTCTTTTGTTGTTCCCTTTGAAATAACAGCACATGGGTAATCTTTATCTTTTCCAAGACTTATTAGTTTTGAACTAATTAAACCAATATTATGCAAGCCCATTAAGAATACTATTGTTTCATCATTTAAAAAAGTTTGCCATTCTATTTGAGAAATTTTCTTATTTGGTGTTTCATGTCCTGTTACTACTCTAAATGAAGTAGTGATTCCCCTATGAGTTACAGGAATTCCTGCATATGATGCAACGGCAACAGAGGAACTAATTCCTGGTATTATTTCAAATTTTACATCTCTTTCAAATAAGTAAATTGCTTCTTCTCCTCCCCTGCCAAATACAAAAGGATCTCCACCTTTTAATCTAACCACATTTTCATATTGTTGTGAAGCTTGAAAAAGTATTTCATTTATCTCTTCTTGGGGAACAGTGTGCTTTTTATTCTCTTTTCCAACATATTTTAAAACAACATCTTTTCTTGCATAATTTAGTATCTCTTTATTTACTAATCTATCATAAACTATTATATCTGCATTTTTTATTGCATTTATAGCTTTTACTGTTAATAATTCAGGGTCACCAGGACCAGCACCTGTTAAATAAACTTTTCCCACATATTACCTTTTATTATTATCTTATATTTTTGTTTTGCGACCAATAACTAAACTATTTAATTCATTTCTTAATTCTTGAAGTTTTTTTGTTGAATTAATCAAATCTTCTGTAGATTGAATAATCATATCTTCACTTTTATTTATTGTTTTATTTACCTCAGAAGAGTTTTCAAGTTCATCTAAAATTTTATCAAACTCATCAGTTATCTCTTCTAATTTTGAACTGGCATTTTTTGAATATTCCATTGCTACAGATGAATCATTCATGGCTGAATTTATCTTATTTATAAAACAGTTAAAAGTATCTGTTACCTCTAATATCTCTTTTTCATTTGCATCAATAGAAATAGGTTTTAATTGTTCATTTTCTTCGGTAGCTATTTTTTTTGAAAATTCTAAAAATTTATTTGCATTTTCTTCGATACTTTTTAATTGTGTAAAACTATATATAATTAGTACAATGATTAAGAAAGCTGCAGCATATTGAAAGTTTTTGATTAAAATAGTTTTATTTTCCGTATAAATGGTATACATACTAACTAAATTATCAACTTCTTGTAGTAAATTATTATTGGTGTTATAAATTGCTTCAACAGCTGAATTTAAAAGTTTTAGACTATCTTCATCAGTTTTTACTTGTAATTTTTTGAACTCTTCTATATTGTGAAAAAACTCTTTCCATAAAATTTCTACTTTATATACTTGTTGTCCAATTTTGTCATTTGGAACAGCTGGTATTCCTAATAGTTTATTTCCATTTTTTAAAGATTGTAAATTTTGAATAAACTCTTCTGTTGCACTATTTAATTCTGAAAAGTTAGTTTTTTTTGTATAAAAAAGATAAAAAATATTTTTTGATATTTTTTGAGTAAGCATTCTCTCTTTTCCGACAATATTGATAACTAAAGCATCTTTTTTATTTTTATCATTTAAATAAACAGTAGTAAATATTATCATTGCCATTAAGAATATAAATAAAGCACCTATTAATTTTATTTTTGTACTTATTTTATTTGTTTTCAAATTCCAACTCCTCTGAAGGTTGATTCTAGTTGTTCTTTATTTAAAACTATAACTTCACTTTTTTCAATAGCAATAGATCCATTTCTTGTAAGTTTTTTTAAAACCCTAGAAAGGGTTTCTGGCTGAATATGTAACATAAAAGAGACTTCTTGTCTTTTTAATTTATTAAACATGGCAAGATCATTATAAATCATAAATGCAACTTTTGCTGTTGAATCAAAAACTAATTCCCGATTTACGATACATTGCAATTGATGGGTTTTTTCTAAAAGGGTTTCAATCAATTTTATTGATAAAATATTTCTAGATAAAAACATCTCTTTAAATTTCTCAAAATTTATTGATAATACAATAGAATCTTCTACAAACTCAGCATTTGAAAAACAATAAATACTACTGTTATTTACAGAAGTTAACTCAGAAATCATTGAATTTTTGTAAATGTGATACAAAAATATTTCATTTTCAAATTTATCATACTTATATATTTTTATAAGACCATCAACTAAGAAAAGAATATTTTCTTTTATCTCATCTTCATAATAAAGTATTGAATTTTTAGGATAAGTAATTAAATTAGATATAGTAGATAATTCTTCAATTTCTTTTTCTTTTAATTCGGAAAAAAAATCTAATTGAGAAATACTCTTTAATTTGTCCACTAAGTTCCTTATTTCCTTTTTATTTAAGGGATTTTATAATAAGCTAACGAAATTTAATATTAAGTGCCATTTTTTTTAGGTACGTGAGGTGTGTGAATGTTAAAAGATGGACATGGTAGAGTAGTTGATTATTTAAGAGTATCAGTAACTGAAAGATGTAATTTTAGATGTCAATATTGTATGCCAGAAAAACCATTTTCATGGGTTCCTAAAGAGGAACTTTTATCATATGAAGAGTTATTTGAATTTATAAAAGTATGTATTGATGGTGGAGTTAAAAAAGTAAGAATTACAGGTGGAGAACCTCTTTTAAGAGATGGTTTAGATAACTTTATAAGAATGATATCTGAGTATAAGAATGATATTGATTTAGCTTTAACTACAAATGGATATTTACTTCCTAAAGTAGCACAAAAATTAGCAGATGCAGGATTAAAAAGATTAAATATATCTTTAGATAGTTTAAAACCAGAAGTTGCACAAAAAGTTGCACAAAAAGATATATTAAAAACAGTTCTAAAAGGAATTGAAGCAGCCGATAAAGCAGGCTTGAAAATAAAGATCAATACAGTTCCAATGCAAGGCATAAATGATAGTGAACTTTGCGATATCATAGAATTTTGTAAAACAAGAGGTTATGCTGTTAGATTTATTGAATTTATGGAAAATGATCATGCTAAATTTGGTGCTAAAGGATATAATTCTACTCAAATTCAAGATATCTTAAAAACAAAATATAAATTTGAAAAACAAGAGAGAAATGGTACTTCTCCTTCTCAAAATTATATTATGGATGATGGTTATGTTTTTGGAATAATAGAACCCCACAAAGATGATTTTTGTGCAAATTGTAATCGTATTAGACTTACTGCAAGTGGTGTTTTAATACCTTGTTTATATTTTGAAGATTCACAAAGTATAAAAGAGGCAATTAAAAATAAAGATATAGATAAAGCAACAGCGATTCTAAAAGATGTATTGTTAAATAAACCAGAAAAAAACAGATGGTCAGAAAATTCAGAAATTTCAACACGTGCTTTTTATGAAACAGGTGGATGATAAATTCATCTCTTCAATTCTTTACATTAAATAAAAAAGCAAATAATTAATAATATTATTTATTATTTGCTTTCATTTTCTCTTCTTTTTATTTTCAAATAATACTATCATTGATAATAACTATATTTTAAAAAGGAGTTATTATGATAATAGAATCTTCAAAAGTTGAAATGAGCTCAGAAACTATGAGTTCTTATGAAATGGTAAGTCACTCACAAGTAGACTTTAGAACCGAGTTATTAGGTCTTTTCGATGTAAATGAAAAGACTCAAAGCCTTGAATCTGATGGCTATAAAGAAGTTGATGGTACAAAAGAAGTTGAACAAACAGAAGCATTTGTAAATCCTTATGAAGATATTACTAGAATGATATTAGAATTGGTTCTTCAAGCTTTTCTCGGCGGAAATAAAAAAGTTGATCTTAAAAGTTTAAATGACTTAAAGTGTAAAGATACAGATTCTACTGAAGAGGCAAAAAAAATGTTGATGAAAAGAACTGTATCAATAGAAACTACACATGAGTATTATAGAAGTGATTCTATATCTTTTAGTTCACAAGCTACAATTAAAACTAAAGATAAAGATATAAATATAGATTTAGATTTATCTTATTCAAGAGAATTTTATGAAAAACATAGTGAAACATTAAAATTCGAAGAGACTCATTTTCTAGATCCCTTAGTTATTCAATATGATTGTGCCTCTAGTGCTTTTGATAGCATAAGTGATAAAATGTGTTTCAATTTTGATATTAACAGTGATAAAGATGAAAAAGAATTACCTCTTTTAAAAGATGGAAATGGATTTTTAGTTCTTGATAAAGATGAAAATGGAACAATAGATAATGGAAGTGAATTATTTGGACCTTCTTCAAATGATGGTTTTGGAGAGTTAAGCGAGTATGATAGTGATGGGAATAATTGGATTGATGAAAATGACCCAATCTTTGATAAGTTGCAAATCTGGACTAAAAATGAAAGTGGAGAAGATAAACTAATTGCCTTGGGACAAACAGGAATAGGGGCTATATATTTAAATGATGCAAAAGCAGGAATGGCTTATAACAAATCAGTAAATGAAAGTCTAGCATACTTAAAATCTAACTCAATATTTTTAAGAGAAGATGGAACTGCTGGAATTATATCTTCAATGGATTTTAGATCATAAAAAGAGCTTTTGCTCTTTTTATACTTCTTCTATAAAATACCTATTATTTGATGAATTAATTTTCAATTTTAAACCAAAAGTATCAGAGATATTTTCTGAATTTAAAATATCTTCTTTTTTCCCTTGTTTAAATATTGTTTGATCTTTTATTAAAGCTACATGGCTAATCTCTTCAAAAATTTCTTCAAGATGATGTGTTACTAAAATAATATTTGCTTTTTGACTTAGTTTTCTTAATAGTTTTATAAAATTTAATTGGGCTTTTATATCAAGTCCAACTGTTGGTTCATCCAAAATAAAAGCCTTTGGTTCATGAATTAATGCCCGCCCAATGATACATTTTCTAAGTTGTCCTGTACTCATTTTTGCTACTATTTTATCTCTTAAGTCAGTGATTTCAAGATATTCCAATATCTCATTTGCTTTGTCATGTTGTTCTTGAGTGAAATCTTGATGTTCAAATATTCCAATTGAACTATAATATCCACTAAGCACAACTTCATAAGCAGTTAAAAAATTTCCTTGGTCATAAAAATAGTTGTGTAAATCATTTGTGATTATTCCCATAGCTTTTCTTAAATCAAATAGTGAGTATCTTTCTTTTCCTAAAATTAATTTTTTATGTGGATAATTTTGTCTTGGATGAATTTGAGAAGAGATTAGTTTTATAAGGGTAGATTTACCACTTCCATTTGCCCCCAAAATAGCCCAATGCTGATTATCTTCTATTTTTAAATTGAGCTCTTTTAATATAAGTTTATCATCATAACTCACGTGTATATTTTCAAAATCTATAATATTCATAATTAAAACCTTTCTAAAAAAAAGTATTTTACCTAAATAAATATAATTATTAAACAAGATTTAAATATAAGTTAACTATAATTCGCGTCCATTTCAATAGAAGTGAGATTAGTATACCTATTAGGAGGTCTTCTATGGCTTTAGATCAGGAAGTAAAAAATAGTATTATCGAAAAATACAGAAGAGATGAAAAAGATACAGGTTCTTGTGAAGTTCAAGTTGCAATTTTAACTGAGCAAATCAGAGTTTTAACTGAACACTTAAAAATCAACAAAAAAGATCACTCATCAAGATTAGGTCTTTTAAAAATGGTTGGTAAAAGAAAAAGATTATTAAAATATCTTAGAAATACTGAGTATGCTAGATTTGTTGAATTAGTTGCAGATTTAGGAATCAGAGCTAAGTAATTTTGTTTACTTAAATTTAAAAAGGGTTGTAACTTTTTAGTTACAACCCTTTTTTTTTTAAACAAAAAAATTAATTTTTCAGTATAATGATTATTAATATTCTTTCTTGTAAAATAAAAAAAAT
This portion of the Arcobacter nitrofigilis DSM 7299 genome encodes:
- the rpsO gene encoding 30S ribosomal protein S15 translates to MALDQEVKNSIIEKYRRDEKDTGSCEVQVAILTEQIRVLTEHLKINKKDHSSRLGLLKMVGKRKRLLKYLRNTEYARFVELVADLGIRAK
- a CDS encoding ABC transporter ATP-binding protein; this translates as MNIIDFENIHVSYDDKLILKELNLKIEDNQHWAILGANGSGKSTLIKLISSQIHPRQNYPHKKLILGKERYSLFDLRKAMGIITNDLHNYFYDQGNFLTAYEVVLSGYYSSIGIFEHQDFTQEQHDKANEILEYLEITDLRDKIVAKMSTGQLRKCIIGRALIHEPKAFILDEPTVGLDIKAQLNFIKLLRKLSQKANIILVTHHLEEIFEEISHVALIKDQTIFKQGKKEDILNSENISDTFGLKLKINSSNNRYFIEEV
- a CDS encoding Crp/Fnr family transcriptional regulator, encoding MDKLKSISQLDFFSELKEKEIEELSTISNLITYPKNSILYYEDEIKENILFLVDGLIKIYKYDKFENEIFLYHIYKNSMISELTSVNNSSIYCFSNAEFVEDSIVLSINFEKFKEMFLSRNILSIKLIETLLEKTHQLQCIVNRELVFDSTAKVAFMIYNDLAMFNKLKRQEVSFMLHIQPETLSRVLKKLTRNGSIAIEKSEVIVLNKEQLESTFRGVGI
- the moaA gene encoding GTP 3',8-cyclase MoaA, producing MLKDGHGRVVDYLRVSVTERCNFRCQYCMPEKPFSWVPKEELLSYEELFEFIKVCIDGGVKKVRITGGEPLLRDGLDNFIRMISEYKNDIDLALTTNGYLLPKVAQKLADAGLKRLNISLDSLKPEVAQKVAQKDILKTVLKGIEAADKAGLKIKINTVPMQGINDSELCDIIEFCKTRGYAVRFIEFMENDHAKFGAKGYNSTQIQDILKTKYKFEKQERNGTSPSQNYIMDDGYVFGIIEPHKDDFCANCNRIRLTASGVLIPCLYFEDSQSIKEAIKNKDIDKATAILKDVLLNKPEKNRWSENSEISTRAFYETGG